In the Scatophagus argus isolate fScaArg1 chromosome 11, fScaArg1.pri, whole genome shotgun sequence genome, TGTTATTGGCTTAACACCAAAGTGGTCTGAAATGgagttaatttcattttatctctAAGGTAATGTCACAAAAGTACATTTACGCAAGCACAACTTTTTGGGGTATTTGGTCTTCTGTATTCCTGCCTCTGTATTTGCTGATTTTACCCTTAACCTGATCGAATAAAACACGAAGCATCTTTTTAAAGAGAGAGTAAAGCAGTTAAAATTAGCCTCCACCAGCTACAACAGAAAATGCTTCATTCATTTGTTAATACTTGGTGATAATCACTACCGACCTGCTTTTGGATTTTATTGGCAATAAAAATAATGGAGTCATTTTCTGTAAGCCTACTCAAATggatcagtttgtttatttaaaaaaaataataataactaaactaaataaaagcagccacctaaaaataaaactcgACCTATGAACGTTGTGTGCCTTGTAATATTCGGCGTCACATGCCTGATAACAGCGACATGACCCTGTTACAGATAAGACTTTACAGCCGAGCTGCAGGAGGAAGTGCCTCACAAACTGTCCACGACGCAGCAGGACACTTTGTGCGCAGTTTTGTCCCCCCACTCTGCTTTCAGGAAAACTTCTGGCTGTCACAGTGCGCAGCTTCCCGTCAGGTGTTTCCCACTGCGCTCCAGTCTCCCCTTCCGTCTCACAGGCGGATATTTGAGCGTTTTTTGCGCCACCTTGTGAGCGAACCTCTCCATCGGCTACAACATCACAAGATGGTGTCACTGAGTGTCACTCTTCGACACCACACAGACGAGGTCAGCTGCTGcgccttctctccatctctgttggCCACCTCCTCCGGTGATAAAACCATCCGAGTGTACAGTGCGGCTGACTTCTCGGAgcttcccttctctcctctgtccgGCCACGGCTACGGggttcactgctgctgcttcagctcTTGTGGCAGCTTCCTGATCAGCTGCTCCACGGACGGATGCGTCATCGCCTGGAGCGCGGACTCAGGCCAGGTGGCCGCGGTGCTGCAGCACCCGGACCGCAGTCCGCTCCGAGCGTGCGCGCTGTCCCCAGGCTCCTCCCTCCTGCTGGCTGGAGCCTGTGATGGCACCGTGGCGCTCTGGGACTTCCCGTCCAAGACATTACGCAGGTACGGTGTGACCCGGCAGGAGCCGCAGCCGCACTGACAGCTTTCACCATTAAAGGAGTGTTTCCTGAACTGAGGGACTAGAAATAGTGTAAAGCCCCTCTGCAGTTTTAAAACTCCTTTTTAAACACCTGTCACTGCTGGATACAAATTTTACTTAATTCTTAATCTTATGGTATCTGAAaatggttaaaacaaaacaaaaacaaaggttacatttttaaatttcttgtagtgtccaaccagcagtccagtAATCACTTTACTCTAACATAGAATAAAGGTGTGAAATCCAGGAAGCTCGAACCAGTAAATCCCTGACACTTTTGCTGAAAAAGTCCTGATCGATCATCAGAATCATCCTAACTATTAATTTGCTCCGACTTGACCGCTTGACCATGTCTGATCAGGAGGTTCTTGCTCGTTTCTCACAGGGGTCTGAAccagaacagaaacaaatagTGGTCTCACACCGGCATCAGGTTCAGTTCAAGTCTCGTAGGACAAAATTCACAGAGACGTGTGACATTTGCGCTGTTCATTTGGAAGCCGTTTGTTCACAGTAAGAAGCTGCATgattaaaaaatcaaaaaagatcAGGTTTTCTGGGCCTTTCAGCTGCAACTCAATTTGGCTTCCTCAGACCCTGTTCGGATTAGTCCTGAATTGGTCCTGTTCTTGAATTAACTCGACCATTTTTCCTACAGAAAGATTAGAATTGCTTCAGGAGCCTGCCTTTGGTTCACCAGTGTAGAGCAAGGTGATACCTGTTCAGAAGAAATTTAGTGAGGATTAATTTTATATAATttgtctttcactctcttttatgtgatttttttttgccaactGTTGCTGCTTACCTTCAGGTCTGCTGGGTCTCTTGTCTTACACTCATATGGTTCAAAGTACTTGTTAAACTATTCTACATGAAGTCCTGCTCCTTGTTTACTGGAGAGCCTCGCTGCTGTTAATCTCACCTTGCTGCCGACAGGTGCAGCTCCGTGAGCGAGGCCAGTGTCGTGGCCTGCTGCTTCTCCCCCTGCGGCCAGATGTTTGCGACCGGCTGCACCGGCGGCGACCTCAAACTCTGGGATTCGGACGTCAGGCTGCTGCATGCTGAGAAGGACGCCCACGACCTGGGAGTGACCTGCTGCAGCTTTGCTCCCCAGTTTAAAGTTGGTGAGTTCTTTGGTGTGTAAAGGGTCAGTGCAGCCAAAAAAATTCCATATTCTTTTTTTGCTGAGGTGTCTGGACTCACGGGTGGTTTGCCTGTTTATTGACTATAGATAAAATAAACTAAGAGCATCTCGGGTGCACACAGTTTTCATTGCGGTTATTTTTTCGGTTGAGTgaagaaatgtttcagtttttattcacaGCCTTTTGTGATTTTGGGTGAAAGAATCCTTTAGTGTTCAACTAAAAAGAACTGCTTAGATTTCAATATTGggatcctttacttaagtaacagCAGCGGAATAATCCATCAAAAGTATTATCGGCAAAATTGGCTTgtagtatcaaaagtaaaagtactcactgTGTAGTAAATCgttccctgtcagtgtttaaCTTATTCTCTCTGTTGCTTTTGGATGAGTatcactgctgcattaatg is a window encoding:
- the LOC124066740 gene encoding WD repeat, SAM and U-box domain-containing protein 1-like, which encodes MPDNSDMTLLQIRLYSRAAGGSASQTVHDAAGHFVRSFVPPLCFQENFWLSQCAASRQVFPTALQSPLPSHRRIFERFLRHLVSEPLHRLQHHKMVSLSVTLRHHTDEVSCCAFSPSLLATSSGDKTIRVYSAADFSELPFSPLSGHGYGVHCCCFSSCGSFLISCSTDGCVIAWSADSGQVAAVLQHPDRSPLRACALSPGSSLLLAGACDGTVALWDFPSKTLRRCSSVSEASVVACCFSPCGQMFATGCTGGDLKLWDSDVRLLHAEKDAHDLGVTCCSFAPQFKVDDCCAEFRLASCGQDSQLKIWIVSQSEGAVFVVKLLHALTSQSAPVLSCAFSSDGELIVSGSVDKSVAIYDANLGTLFDTLKQHDRYVTAVAVSPTMPWIATGSMDRTVNVWRMGDGVGATAAESSQTVCQGRKLPGHSRLLVADWSEEDVQAWLCDEGLQELVSVFKTNNIDGAELSRISKDTAAELGIESVGLRGRLMRKIEALKAEQSGSEAPDEFLCPITRELMKDPVIAADGYSYERDSIESWIRGKNKTSPMTNLPLQTTLLTPNRSLKMAIARWKSSQ